The Cyclobacterium amurskyense genome contains the following window.
ATGTTCGAGATGCATTTATAAAAGGGGATGTGGCATTGGCAACAGACTTCATGCTGGTTTTTCAGGAGGTAATTGCTGAAACCTTACCAAATATCTGGACTTTCTTTAGACAAGCTATTCAAATGAGGTATGGAGTGGATATTGGGGCTTCTATAGCGCCAGTAGGTAATACCAATAAAGTCTGGGAAGACAAGAAGGTGGAAGAATTGATTGATAGAGTTGTAAAAGCAGCAAAAATAGGTGCTTAAACTCGAATTAGGGTATAGCTCCTAATACATGGTGAAATCTCATGAGAATCAGATATATAGTCTGGTTCTCATGTGGTTTTATCATTTTCCTGATAAAAATTCAGGGCAGGCCCTGAGAAAAGTTCAGGACAGGCCTATAAAGAATTAATTTGTATAATCTGGTTTTAAAATAATATATGACTGATCAGATTTGTAAATTGTATTTAAAATTCACCCGGTTAAATTAGGGTAAAACAAATGATAGAAAAACGATTAAGAAATTATGGTAAATAAAGAAGTTATTTCAGGAGAAGGTGTTCCAAGTAGTCCATTGCCTTTTTCTCCGGCATTAAAAGTAAACAATATGGTCTTCGTTTCTGGCCAGGCTTCTGTTGATGAAAATGGGAAAATCGTAAACGACACATTTGAAAATGAAGTTAGAAGATCATTCGATAACGCTAAAAAAATTCTAGCTGCAGCTGGGTTAGATTTTAGTGATGTGGTTCAGGTGAGAAACTACGTAGGAAACCAAGAGGACCTGGCCGAGTTTAACGCCATTTATAAGGAGTATTTTCAGGCTCCTTTCCCTGCTAGAACTACCTTGATTGGTTGTTTGGGAACTCTTTTAAAATTTGAAGTAGACTTAGTTGCTTATGTCAAATAGTTCGAAAAAACGAATTGGTATTGTTGGTGTTTACCATGAGTCCAATACCTTTTTGGATCAGCAGACTACCTGGAAAGACTTTGTAAATGGCCACCTTATGTATGGACAGGATCTCATTGATGAATATCGAGATGCCTTTCATGAAATTGGAGGAATGGTTGAAATCTTAAGTGCAGAAGAAGATATAGAGCTTGTTCCTTTATTTTATGGAGAAGCCACTCCAGGTGGAATTATTGAGGAAGAAACAGCTAATCGCTTAATCAAAGAAGTGGAGCGTACTGTGAAGGAAGCTCCAGCATTAGATGGCTTGATGGTTGTACCGCATGGAGCGGGAGTAAGTGTGCCTTATTTGGATTTTGATGGGCATTGGTTAACCATGGTTCGTGAGATTCTGGGGCAGGACATGCCTATTATTGGCACCATAGACCCACATTGCAACTTGAGTAAGGCCATGGTGAAAGCAGTGGATGCGCTTGTAGCTTATAAAACCAACCCGCATGTGGATCAGAGAGACGTAGGAAAAGCTGCGGCTGTCTTAATGGTGGATACGCTTAAAGGTAAAATCAAGCCAGAAATGGTCCTTTTGCAGACTAAAGTGGCAATAAGCATTGAAATGCAGCATACAGGGTCAGACCCTTGCAAAACCTTATTTGCCTTTGCAAGAGAGGTTCAGGATGATCCAGGGGTATTGTCATCGAATGTAGTGTTAGGTTTTCCTTATGCTGATGTTCCAGAAATGGGGACCAGCTTTATTGTGATTACCAATAATGATAAATACCTAGCAGAAAATAAAGCGGCGATATTAAACGAATATTTGCTTAAAAACCATGAAGATTTTTCTGGAAAGAAAATTGGTTTGGAAGAGCTGCCGGCACATATCGATAAGGCCGAAAAACCGCTATTGATATTGGATATGGGAGATAATGTAGGAGGGGGATCACCTGCAGACAGTACCTTCTTGCTTCAAGTATTGGAATCCTGTCCAGGAACTAAAGGTTTTGTATGTATTTATGATCCAGAAGCAGTCGCTGAATTAAAATCGGTTAATCCAGAAGGCTATTACGCTATAGATATAGGTGCAAAAACAGACAAACTACATGGTGAAACCATGTCTTTGGAAGTAAAATTGGAGCGAATCGTTGATGGGAAATTCACCGAAAAAGAACCGAGACATGGTGGGCAAGTCAACTTCAATATGGGGGAAACAGCCATTGTTACCAGTAAATCCGGCCAAACAATTATGTTGACTTCTTTACGTATTGTTCCATTCAGTCTTCAGCAATTGCTTCATTTTGATATAGATCCAGCATCTTATGATGTATTGGTCGCCAAAGGAGTCAACGCACCATTGGCCGCTTATCAGTCGGTTTGTAAAACCATATTGAGGGCCAACACTCCAGGTGTGACCAGAGCAGATATGGCTAGCTTAACGTATAAGCATCGTAGAAAACCATTGTTTCCATTGGATAAAATATAAGGTTAATGAATGAAGGAAACCATTTACACAATAAACTCCCTGATCCTAAAAATATCAAAGCGCAAATTATATTGGACTTGGATTTTTATACGGAGGGGCCTGTCTTTGGCGAAGATGGTTTCCTTTATTATACTGATCTTGCAGGG
Protein-coding sequences here:
- a CDS encoding RidA family protein codes for the protein MVNKEVISGEGVPSSPLPFSPALKVNNMVFVSGQASVDENGKIVNDTFENEVRRSFDNAKKILAAAGLDFSDVVQVRNYVGNQEDLAEFNAIYKEYFQAPFPARTTLIGCLGTLLKFEVDLVAYVK
- a CDS encoding M81 family metallopeptidase; amino-acid sequence: MSNSSKKRIGIVGVYHESNTFLDQQTTWKDFVNGHLMYGQDLIDEYRDAFHEIGGMVEILSAEEDIELVPLFYGEATPGGIIEEETANRLIKEVERTVKEAPALDGLMVVPHGAGVSVPYLDFDGHWLTMVREILGQDMPIIGTIDPHCNLSKAMVKAVDALVAYKTNPHVDQRDVGKAAAVLMVDTLKGKIKPEMVLLQTKVAISIEMQHTGSDPCKTLFAFAREVQDDPGVLSSNVVLGFPYADVPEMGTSFIVITNNDKYLAENKAAILNEYLLKNHEDFSGKKIGLEELPAHIDKAEKPLLILDMGDNVGGGSPADSTFLLQVLESCPGTKGFVCIYDPEAVAELKSVNPEGYYAIDIGAKTDKLHGETMSLEVKLERIVDGKFTEKEPRHGGQVNFNMGETAIVTSKSGQTIMLTSLRIVPFSLQQLLHFDIDPASYDVLVAKGVNAPLAAYQSVCKTILRANTPGVTRADMASLTYKHRRKPLFPLDKI